In one window of Nerophis ophidion isolate RoL-2023_Sa linkage group LG05, RoL_Noph_v1.0, whole genome shotgun sequence DNA:
- the atoh8 gene encoding transcription factor atoh8 isoform X1, protein MKDPHPLTNNWINSTSKDPVLLSMQSSHKKFKRKSREPKKLFSSCEPDSMKSYAVDTTESDTVEDCGVRRPAPLYRHLIVSQENTGTLSGVMAVPPQSGAIDMRIGSAVTSKLSQLPTSTFSNPEIVHWPPAISQPLSNRFKLGARSNFPMSTSANQHTFSVDPAVSLPGQSTAPPLSTISQGHECVIEHQEHTPQESLTKQVGMTPDGAPRFPEVKAIQQTRRLLANARERTRVHTISAAFEALRKQVRDTSVPCYSYGQKLSKLAILRIACNYILSLAQLAELDYSSDHNSQSFSQCVEQCTRTLQAEGRSKKRKVGRMPEDE, encoded by the exons ATGAAGGACCCTCACCCGCTTACCAACAACTGGATCAATTCCACCAGCAAAGACCCGGTGCTTCTCTCCATGCAAAGTTCTCACAAGAAGTTCAAGAGAAAGTCTCGTGAACCTAAAAAACTTTTCAGTAGCTGCGAACCTGACAGCATGAAAAGTTACGCGGTGGACACGACAGAAAGCGACACAGTGGAGGACTGTGGTGTCCGCAGGCCGGCTCCACTCTACAGACACCTCATCGTGTCCCAAGAGAATACCGGAACCCTTTCAGGTGTCATGGCAGTACCCCCACAGAGCGGGGCTATTGACATGAGGATCGGCAGTGCTGTTACTTCTAAACTGTCTCAGCTACCAACGTCCACCTTCTCCAACCCAGAGATTGTCCACTGGCCTCCAGCCATTTCCCAGCCACTGTCCAACAGATTCAAGCTGGGCGCTCGCTCTAACTTCCCCATGTCAACATCAGCCAACCAGCACACCTTCTCCGTGGACCCAGCTGTATCACTGCCGGGCCAATCTACAGCGCCACCTCTTTCTACAATCTCCCAAGGCCATGAATGCGTCATAGAGCATCAGGAACACACACCTCAG GAGTCTTTGACAAAGCAAGTTGGAATGACGCCGGACGGAGCTCCTCGTTTTCCCGAAGTCAAAGCCATCCAGCAGACCAGGAGGCTCCTAGCTAACGCCCGTGAGAGAACACGCGTCCACACCATCAGTGCTGCGTTTGAGGCCCTCAGGAAACAGGTCAGAGACACATcg GTGCCTTGCTATTCCTACGGGCAGAAGCTATCCAAGTTAGCCATCTTACGGATAGCTTGCAACTACATCCTGTCGCTGGCTCAGTTGGCTGAGCTGGACTACAGTTCAGACCACAACAGTCAAAGCTTCTCTCAGTGCGTGGAACAATGCACTCGGACCCTGCAGGCTGAGGGCAGAAGCAAGAAGAGGAAG
- the atoh8 gene encoding transcription factor atoh8 isoform X2, protein MKDPHPLTNNWINSTSKDPVLLSMQSSHKKFKRKSREPKKLFSSCEPDSMKSYAVDTTESDTVEDCGVRRPAPLYRHLIVSQENTGTLSGVMAVPPQSGAIDMRIGSAVTSKLSQLPTSTFSNPEIVHWPPAISQPLSNRFKLGARSNFPMSTSANQHTFSVDPAVSLPGQSTAPPLSTISQGHECVIEHQEHTPQESLTKQVGMTPDGAPRFPEVKAIQQTRRLLANARERTRVHTISAAFEALRKQVPCYSYGQKLSKLAILRIACNYILSLAQLAELDYSSDHNSQSFSQCVEQCTRTLQAEGRSKKRKVGRMPEDE, encoded by the exons ATGAAGGACCCTCACCCGCTTACCAACAACTGGATCAATTCCACCAGCAAAGACCCGGTGCTTCTCTCCATGCAAAGTTCTCACAAGAAGTTCAAGAGAAAGTCTCGTGAACCTAAAAAACTTTTCAGTAGCTGCGAACCTGACAGCATGAAAAGTTACGCGGTGGACACGACAGAAAGCGACACAGTGGAGGACTGTGGTGTCCGCAGGCCGGCTCCACTCTACAGACACCTCATCGTGTCCCAAGAGAATACCGGAACCCTTTCAGGTGTCATGGCAGTACCCCCACAGAGCGGGGCTATTGACATGAGGATCGGCAGTGCTGTTACTTCTAAACTGTCTCAGCTACCAACGTCCACCTTCTCCAACCCAGAGATTGTCCACTGGCCTCCAGCCATTTCCCAGCCACTGTCCAACAGATTCAAGCTGGGCGCTCGCTCTAACTTCCCCATGTCAACATCAGCCAACCAGCACACCTTCTCCGTGGACCCAGCTGTATCACTGCCGGGCCAATCTACAGCGCCACCTCTTTCTACAATCTCCCAAGGCCATGAATGCGTCATAGAGCATCAGGAACACACACCTCAG GAGTCTTTGACAAAGCAAGTTGGAATGACGCCGGACGGAGCTCCTCGTTTTCCCGAAGTCAAAGCCATCCAGCAGACCAGGAGGCTCCTAGCTAACGCCCGTGAGAGAACACGCGTCCACACCATCAGTGCTGCGTTTGAGGCCCTCAGGAAACAG GTGCCTTGCTATTCCTACGGGCAGAAGCTATCCAAGTTAGCCATCTTACGGATAGCTTGCAACTACATCCTGTCGCTGGCTCAGTTGGCTGAGCTGGACTACAGTTCAGACCACAACAGTCAAAGCTTCTCTCAGTGCGTGGAACAATGCACTCGGACCCTGCAGGCTGAGGGCAGAAGCAAGAAGAGGAAG